ataaacctaatttaaatgatattagaaaaaatgatgtcaaaaatgatataaaaaaataagaaaacagtaaaccatattttaattttgtattttttaagtagaaaagaaaaacaaaaggaaataaaaaaggaaTGGTGGCGCCGGGAAGTGACGGTGGAAGTAGGGTGGGTCATCAGTAATTTGCTTTCGCCAAAGCGTATCCTCAACATCGATCTACCAACAAGCAACCTCCTCTTCTAACGCCTTCTTTTTTCGGTTACCATCGTCGCAAATCTCTTCTAGCTCCGATCCGATCTCGCCAATTTAGGGTTTTTGAAAAGTTTCGATCTTTGTGGTGGGATTCGAGAAGAATGGCGGaatcaggaggaggaggaggaggagggtggCGCGATTCGTATAGGGGAATGTCGTCTGATAACATAAAGGGTTTGGTGTTGGCAATCTCTTCTAGTCTCTTCATCGGAGCTAGCTTCATCGTCAAGAAGAAAGGTCTCAAGAAAGCCGCCTCCACCGGCACTAGGGCTGGTATGTGACCTCAAAGATCCTACCTTTACTACGTGGGGATCTCTAATTGTATCCAAAAATCTCAGCTTTAACaaccaaatttttaataatttgatctGATAAGGTGTTGGTGGGTACTCTTATCTTTACGAGCCTCTTTGGTGGATCGGCATGACAACCAGTGAGTCTTCTTTCCTTTGTTTCGCGTTTGTGCTTATCTTAAAACCTTTGTTCTTACTGATATTCTGTTTCTTGTGTAGTGTTACTTGGTGAGATTGCTAATTTTGCTGCTTATGCGTTTGCGCCGGCTATACTTGTTACTCCTCTTGGTGCTCTCAGTATCATCATCAGGTTAGAGAATATTAATACTCATCTATATGCGATGCTTTCTCTTATACCCTTTTTTCTCTATCGATCTCAGTGCTGTATTGGCTCATATTATATTACGGGAGAAACTACACATCTTTGGAATTCTCGGCTGTGCTTTGTGTGTTGTGGGTTCGACTACAATTGTACTGCATGCTCCTCAGGAACAGGAGATTGATTCCGTCCTCGAAGTTTGGAACCTTGCAACTGAACCAGGTGCGTTGTCTGAAACTATACCTAATGGTTCGTTTTTTTTCCTCCTTACAGTCAGTTTTTTTCTTAACGTTCGTCTAGTTTTGTTGCAGCATTCATGTTCTATGCGAGCATTATCATCGGGGCTGCTGTGTTCCTTATTATCCGTGTTGTGCCCCAGTACGGGCAGACAAACGTTATGGTCTACATCGCTATTTGCTCGCTTGTGGGATCATTGTCGGTATGTTTTTTTCGATATTTCCATTTTGTAAATCCTATTTTACTCAAAGAATGAGTTATCAACTCACCCCTATGTGAACAGGTGATGAGCGTAAAAGCACTAGGAATAGCGCTAAAGCTGACATTTTCTGGAACAAATCAGTTGTTTTATCCTCAGACTTGGGTGTTCACCTTGGTCGTACTTACCTGTGTGATAACCCAGTTGAACTACTTAAACAAGGTAAAGTGATTTCGCTTGATTTCAGATATCTTCCTTGGTTACTAAAGTAATTGCATTATTACTTTGCAGGCTCTTGACACATTCAATACAGCTATAGTATCTCCTATATACTACGTAATGTTCACATCACTAACTATATTGGCCAGCGTTATCATGTTTAAGGTAACCTTCCGCCACAAgacgtatatatatagtttatatctGGACTGCTGCTATGGTACATAATTTTTATGTGCTCTGTGTTTATTGAACAGGACTGGGATAGGCAAAACGGTACTCAAATAGTCACAGAAATGTGCGGATTCGTTACAATACTTTCAGGCACTTTTCTTCTCCATAGAACGAAGGACATGGTTGAGGGTGCGTATTCTTTTTCATTTGTAGCACTTCTCATGTGAAAATGAGAACTTAGATTATCCTATACTCTCTCAGCTATGAGGAAACAGTAAAAAAtgcataatatatatacatagatgTATGTAATATACACACACTCCTAGCTAGAGTATGCATATGATCTTAGCACCAAGTGTATGTATCCCTCTGGAGTTTCTAGGAGTTTGCAACTGAActgattgttgttgttattgtaATTGCAGGTTCATCGGTGATATTACCGTTGCGGATAAGCAAGCATGCCAATGAGGATGGGTTTGAATCAGAAGGCATTCCACTTAGACGCCAAGAGTCCATGTCAGTTTAAAAGCTGTTATTGCTTTTTGTTTTCCGCTCTAGTGCAAGCCAGAGAGcctcaactttttttttcacctTATCTCGATCTACGATGAACGCGTGGACCATGGTTCTTCTGTTCTAACAATCACATATGGTTCACGAAGATCAAGAAGGTAAAAAAGTGGACGATCAGATCTCATCTTCTTCTCGGTAAATATGCTGTGAattcaatcaaaacaaaacatatggcATTAGCACACACCCACGCATAAACCCTTTTGTGaccttttagattttttttctcttcaatgtAAAACTGAGATGGGTTTTGCTTAAAACTGAAGGTTTTCGtttcaatttaatatttgaataattgattttttttaagttctgtTCTTGGTTGGTTTAACtatttgaaacaaatgaaaatggAGACTGTGAAAGTAATAAAAGACATATGGTTAGTCAATTTGTTTgaagaaataatatattgatGAGGTGGAGTTATATAACATTGATGATCATAGATAGAGACAaggttttatgttcatctttccATAATCAGTCACTCAGCTGGTAGATGAGATGTCAACTTGAAACTGCACTATGTCTGTCTCATTTAACTCTTTCTATACATCTCATTATCGagaaaatcacattttaaaCCATGAAAGTGTAAGAAgctaacattttaaaattaaatgctCAAAAacaatactccctccgtttcatattatatgtcgttctaaccttatgcacacagattaagaaaacatttaattttacatatttccaaaataaaaacactattaccaatacacctaaccatgtatcaaccaatagaaaaatagaaaagagaatattgtcaataaattttgcattgaaaaccgaaaacgacacttattttgaaacaaaaaatttcctctaaaacgacatataatttgaaacggagggagtatttaaaACCATCAAACTAATTATATTAGCACATTAAATCTTGAACTAACTTACTTTTTCTGCCAAGTAAAAATGTGACCGGTATTCTTCATCCGTATGTAAAAAAGTATGATGTGTCAGTTGTTTTTCGTTTTTCTAGAattaacaaacataaaaaacagttaaaaataataaaaatcaaaattaattttaaaattataaataaataaagaaatttttataaatgctcaatatattcataaataaatgaagatttttttagatttaattaaaaaataaaataaaacaaaataaatgaataaaattttaaatcattaaataattttttttataaaatatataaaataaaaataaatgaataatttaaaaaaataaattcaaaaattcgAATCAATGCCAGTGGAAGTTTCTGACATATTTATCACGACAGTTTCTCGATATATTAAGGGTAACAATTCCCAGACATTATTATTGATATTAATAGTTTCTACACATATCGTTCACACTAATATTATTGGTGTTAATAGTGAGAAATATTATGTATGGAAACTATTATCGTTAACccatagattttgaaaattttttttaaaaatatgaaaatatagtatttgtgtatagtttcatcgagcactaacataagatgatggtcaaagaagtttagaaatctttgttgtttctgtttctagataataaagatttaataatggtaattccactaatataggaGTATTAAAAgatttaccaaactaaatattaaattttttttgaatgattcctatatacaatgaaagatagtttagattACATTAGTTCAAATGTacaatgtggtttgaaatttttaaactaaaagtgaaaagtataaacttcaatatatagacatttaccgaaaactcaatattttagaaggggttaacccacaaattttgaaaaaattcaaaaacatgaaaatctgattttagtgtatagttgcatcgagcactgacataagatgatgatcaaagagtttagaacctttgtagtctccgtttctctagataatgaagattttataatgctaattctatTGATCTAggtaatatatgaaattttagtaaactaaatattaaagaATTAGAATGATTTCGATAtacatgaaagatagtttagaatacattaatttaaatgtagaatgtgttttgaaatttttgaactaaagtgaagagtctaaacttcagtatatagagcatttcccgaaactcaatatttttgaaggagttaacccacggattttggaaaaaattcaaaaacatgaaaatctggttttagtgtatagtttcatcgagcactaacaaaAGATGATGGTTAAaatttagaacctctgttatcTCCATTTCTctatataatgaagattttataatgtcaATTCAACTAATATAGGCAGTATAatgaattttagtaaactaaatttttgaaaaattagaatgattcctatataccatgaaagatagtttagaatacattaattcaaacgtagaatatggtttgaaatttttaaactaaagtgaagagtataaacttcagtatataaagcatttaccgaaaactcattattttagaaggggttaacccacggattttgaaaaaatttcaaaaatatgaaaatcttattttagtgtatagtttcatcgagcactgacaaaGAAATGTTGGTCAAAGAGTTAAAAACCTTTGTActctccatttctctagataatgaatattttataacgctagttccattgatctaggcagtaatatgaaattttagtaaattaaatattaaaaaatttgaatgattcctatataccatgaaagatagtttagaatacattaatttaaatgtagaatgtggtttgaattttttaaactaaactgaagagtataaacttcagtataatgctaattcaccatgatctaggcagtatatgaaattttagtaaactaaatattaataaattagaatgatttctatataccatgaaagactgtttagaatacattaatttaaatgcataatgtggtttgaaaattttaaactaagtgaagagtataaacttcagtatatagagcttTTAccgaaaactaattatttttgaagGCGTTAaaccacggattttgaaaaaattcaaaaatatgaaaatctggttttaagtgtatagtttcatcgagcactaacaaaAGATGATGGTTAAAGATTTTAGAACCTCTTGTTATCTCCATTTCTctatataatgaagattttataatgccaattccactaatataggcagtatatacgaaattttattaaactaattttttaaaaattagaatgattcctacataccatgaaagatagtttataatacattaattcaaatgtagaatgtgtttgaaattttaaactaaagtgaagagtacaaacttcagtatataaagcatttaccgaaaactcattattttataaggggggttaacccacggattttgaaaaaatttcaaaatatgaaaatcttattttagtgtatagtttcatagagcactgacataaTATGTTGGTCAAAGAGTTaagaacctt
Above is a window of Raphanus sativus cultivar WK10039 unplaced genomic scaffold, ASM80110v3 Scaffold1269, whole genome shotgun sequence DNA encoding:
- the LOC130503963 gene encoding probable magnesium transporter NIPA4 — its product is MAESGGGGGGGWRDSYRGMSSDNIKGLVLAISSSLFIGASFIVKKKGLKKAASTGTRAGVGGYSYLYEPLWWIGMTTMLLGEIANFAAYAFAPAILVTPLGALSIIISAVLAHIILREKLHIFGILGCALCVVGSTTIVLHAPQEQEIDSVLEVWNLATEPAFMFYASIIIGAAVFLIIRVVPQYGQTNVMVYIAICSLVGSLSVMSVKALGIALKLTFSGTNQLFYPQTWVFTLVVLTCVITQLNYLNKALDTFNTAIVSPIYYVMFTSLTILASVIMFKDWDRQNGTQIVTEMCGFVTILSGTFLLHRTKDMVEGSSVILPLRISKHANEDGFESEGIPLRRQESMSV